In Fructilactobacillus cliffordii, a single genomic region encodes these proteins:
- the atpB gene encoding F0F1 ATP synthase subunit A, with product MISGLIVAAIVLGFVYFCSRKIQMKPTGKQNLLEYMIDFTNGIVKSTMPSGSTKDYGLWAFTLFFFILVSNQLGLFLHIEVGGIVYVKSPTADPIVAMSFALMSMLIAQFSSVQKLGYKGHFETYLQPIPYLLPINLMEEFTNFLTLGIRVYGNIFAGELLAGLIAKMAFSHGIVTLAISAPLEMAWMAFSVFIGCIQAYVFVTLSCVYVSQKLSIEE from the coding sequence ATGATTTCCGGACTCATCGTTGCAGCAATAGTGTTGGGGTTTGTTTATTTCTGTTCGCGGAAAATTCAAATGAAGCCCACCGGGAAGCAAAATTTATTGGAGTACATGATTGACTTTACGAACGGAATTGTGAAGTCGACGATGCCAAGTGGATCAACCAAGGATTATGGTTTGTGGGCCTTTACGCTCTTCTTTTTCATTTTGGTATCTAACCAACTGGGATTGTTCCTCCACATCGAAGTGGGCGGAATTGTGTACGTAAAGAGTCCCACGGCCGATCCAATCGTTGCAATGTCGTTTGCGCTGATGTCAATGTTGATTGCTCAATTCTCGAGTGTGCAAAAGTTAGGTTACAAAGGTCACTTTGAAACCTACCTGCAGCCCATTCCGTACTTGTTGCCAATTAACTTGATGGAAGAGTTTACTAATTTCTTAACCCTTGGAATTCGGGTGTACGGTAATATTTTTGCTGGTGAATTGCTGGCAGGTTTAATTGCGAAAATGGCATTTTCGCATGGGATTGTAACCCTTGCTATTTCAGCACCGCTTGAAATGGCCTGGATGGCATTCTCGGTATTTATTGGCTGTATTCAAGCCTATGTATTTGTAACTTTATCATGTGTTTATGTTTCTCAAAAGTTATCGATTGAGGAATAA
- a CDS encoding rod shape-determining protein, which produces MAEDIGIDLGTANVLVSVTGKGVVLNEPSVVAIDTKTNKVLAVGKEAYEMVGRTPGNIKAIRPLKDGVISDFDVTEAMLNYFIKKLSVKGMVSKPKVMICAPTNITNIERKAIIEAAQKSVGGEVFLEEEPKVAAIGAGMDIFQPTGSMVIDIGGGTSDIAVVSLGDIVASKSLKLAGDVMNQDIVDYMKQTHNIIIGEHSAEKIKKSIGTAKADPNDIQELQVRGRDAVSGMPISVTINSGEIADAIHLSVQMIINAAKSVLETIPPELAADIIDRGVMLTGGGSMLKNIDVVISDALTVPVVVSEDPLENVAKGASSLLEHIDTTKKPQKKFSLFGRDK; this is translated from the coding sequence ATGGCTGAAGATATCGGAATTGACTTAGGAACAGCCAATGTGTTGGTATCTGTAACTGGGAAAGGGGTCGTTTTAAACGAACCTTCTGTGGTTGCAATTGATACCAAGACTAATAAGGTGCTCGCAGTCGGAAAAGAAGCTTATGAAATGGTTGGCAGAACCCCCGGTAACATTAAAGCTATTCGTCCTTTAAAGGATGGGGTTATCTCTGATTTTGACGTTACTGAAGCAATGTTAAATTACTTCATCAAAAAATTAAGCGTTAAAGGAATGGTTTCCAAGCCGAAGGTAATGATTTGTGCACCCACTAACATTACTAATATCGAACGGAAGGCCATTATCGAAGCGGCCCAAAAGTCAGTGGGAGGAGAGGTTTTCCTAGAAGAAGAACCAAAGGTTGCTGCCATTGGAGCGGGAATGGATATTTTCCAACCGACTGGGAGCATGGTAATTGATATTGGAGGGGGAACCTCTGACATTGCGGTGGTTTCACTGGGAGATATTGTCGCTAGTAAATCGTTGAAACTGGCGGGAGACGTCATGAATCAAGATATTGTAGATTACATGAAACAGACTCACAACATCATCATTGGGGAACATTCAGCTGAAAAAATTAAAAAATCAATTGGAACTGCAAAAGCAGATCCAAACGACATTCAGGAACTCCAAGTTCGGGGACGGGATGCAGTTAGTGGAATGCCAATTTCGGTTACCATTAACAGTGGCGAAATTGCCGATGCCATCCACCTGTCAGTACAAATGATCATTAACGCTGCGAAGAGCGTTCTAGAAACGATTCCTCCAGAATTAGCTGCTGATATCATTGATCGTGGAGTGATGCTGACCGGGGGAGGATCCATGTTAAAGAACATCGACGTGGTAATTTCTGACGCACTGACGGTGCCTGTGGTGGTTTCCGAAGACCCGTTAGAAAACGTGGCCAAGGGGGCTAGTTCGCTCTTGGAACACATTGATACGACGAAGAAACCCCAAAAAAAGTTTAGTTTATTCGGTCGCGATAAGTAA
- the murA gene encoding UDP-N-acetylglucosamine 1-carboxyvinyltransferase: MDKIIVRGGNRLSGSVHIEGAKNAVLPILAATILGSSEKSILTNTPILSDVHVMNEVLRSLHLQVNFDENHNRITVDATGDISSEAPFEYVSKMRASIVVLGPLLARLGKARVALPGGCAIGSRPIDIHLRGFEAMGATIEQHEGYVEATAPEGLHGAEIYFDFPSVGATQNVMMAATLADGETVIKNVAREPEIVDLADMLNAMGAQIKGAGTDTLTIEGVDQLHGVHHEVVQDRIEAGTFMVAAAATQGNVLVEDAVMEHNLPLIAKLREMGVEVIQEKKGVRIVGPATLKPVDIETAPYPGFPTDMQPQMTVLQLEADGVSTLTETVFENRFMHLDELRRMNAKFEIKGNTVVMHGPTKFEGTEVAATDLRAAAALIIAGLIATGETQITNLQYLDRGYYEIEKKLRHLGADIERVSTGE; this comes from the coding sequence ATGGATAAAATTATTGTTCGCGGTGGCAACCGCTTATCCGGAAGTGTGCACATTGAAGGAGCTAAAAACGCGGTGTTACCCATTTTAGCAGCGACTATTTTAGGGAGCAGCGAGAAAAGTATCTTAACGAACACGCCGATTTTGTCTGACGTTCATGTTATGAACGAAGTGTTACGAAGCTTGCACCTGCAGGTTAACTTCGATGAAAATCATAACAGAATTACAGTTGATGCGACGGGTGATATCAGTAGTGAAGCACCTTTTGAGTACGTTTCGAAGATGCGGGCTTCCATTGTGGTATTAGGGCCACTGTTGGCACGCTTGGGTAAGGCTCGAGTGGCTTTACCCGGTGGTTGTGCGATTGGTTCCCGTCCGATTGACATCCATTTACGTGGATTTGAAGCTATGGGTGCTACGATTGAACAACACGAAGGTTACGTAGAAGCGACGGCACCTGAGGGACTCCACGGCGCAGAAATTTATTTTGACTTTCCAAGCGTCGGAGCAACCCAAAACGTGATGATGGCCGCCACCTTAGCTGACGGGGAAACTGTGATTAAAAACGTGGCGCGGGAACCAGAGATCGTTGATTTAGCCGACATGTTAAATGCCATGGGGGCGCAAATTAAAGGCGCCGGAACTGATACCTTGACCATTGAAGGAGTGGATCAGTTACATGGGGTTCATCATGAAGTAGTGCAGGACCGGATTGAAGCTGGAACTTTCATGGTGGCCGCCGCTGCTACGCAAGGGAACGTACTAGTGGAAGATGCAGTCATGGAACACAACCTGCCTCTTATTGCTAAGTTACGAGAAATGGGCGTGGAAGTAATCCAAGAAAAAAAAGGAGTTCGAATTGTGGGCCCTGCTACGTTGAAACCAGTGGACATTGAAACTGCCCCTTACCCTGGGTTTCCTACTGATATGCAACCGCAAATGACCGTTTTGCAGCTCGAAGCTGATGGAGTTAGTACGTTAACCGAAACGGTTTTTGAAAACCGGTTTATGCACTTAGACGAATTACGGCGGATGAACGCTAAATTTGAAATTAAGGGCAACACGGTGGTCATGCACGGACCGACTAAATTTGAAGGGACTGAGGTGGCTGCTACCGATTTAAGGGCTGCTGCAGCGCTCATTATTGCTGGTTTGATTGCAACTGGGGAAACTCAAATTACGAATCTCCAGTACTTAGACCGGGGTTACTACGAAATTGAAAAGAAATTACGCCACCTAGGAGCCGATATTGAACGAGTTTCTACGGGGGAATAG
- the atpF gene encoding F0F1 ATP synthase subunit B, which produces MLVVGEAFNIGDALFYAVLFIILMWLVKIVAWKPVTKMMQDRSDKIANDIDTAEKSRTEALELAKQRKEALVNSQAEANEIISKAQQTGDKRRESIINDANLDAKTIKENAEKDIAQQKRDALASTKDDVADLSIEIASKIIQKNLDANDQKTLIDSYIKGLDSHESN; this is translated from the coding sequence ATGTTAGTGGTTGGAGAGGCATTTAATATTGGTGATGCTCTGTTCTACGCGGTCCTCTTCATTATTCTGATGTGGCTGGTCAAGATTGTTGCTTGGAAGCCAGTGACTAAGATGATGCAAGATCGTTCGGATAAAATTGCCAATGATATTGATACGGCCGAAAAGTCGCGGACTGAAGCCCTCGAGTTGGCAAAACAACGCAAGGAAGCTTTGGTTAATTCGCAAGCAGAAGCAAACGAAATCATTAGTAAAGCACAACAAACTGGTGACAAGCGCCGGGAATCAATTATTAATGACGCAAACTTGGATGCCAAAACCATTAAAGAAAATGCTGAAAAGGATATCGCTCAGCAAAAGCGCGATGCCTTGGCTAGCACAAAGGATGACGTAGCTGATTTATCTATTGAAATTGCTTCCAAGATTATTCAAAAGAACTTAGACGCCAATGATCAAAAGACGTTGATTGATTCTTACATTAAGGGGTTGGATAGTCATGAGTCTAACTAA
- the atpD gene encoding F0F1 ATP synthase subunit beta: MSAGKVVQVIGPVVDVEFPLDGDLPEINDALKVQKGDNDVLVTEVALELGDGVVRTIAMDGTDGLRRGMEVENTGAPIEVPVGNDTLGRVFNVLGETIDGGPKFGPDAERWGIHREAPKFDEINPSTEVLETGIKVIDLLAPYIRGGKVGLFGGAGVGKTVLIQELIHNIAQGHNGISVFTGVGERTREGNDMYFEMKGSGVLKQTAMVYGQMNEPPGARMRVALTGLTIAEYFRDEEGKDVLLFIDNIFRFTQAGTEVSALLGRIPSAVGYQPTLATEMGQLQERITSTKKGAITSIQAVYVPADDYTDPAPATTFAHLDATTNLERSLTQQGIYPAVDPLASTSSALDPAIVGDEHFQVASEVQHELQRYRELQDIISILGMDELSDEEKTIVGRARRIQFFLSQPFSVAETFTNVPGKYVSVKDTVAGFKGILDGKYDYIPEDFFRNCGPIEDVVAKYDATQKDTDK; encoded by the coding sequence ATGAGTGCTGGTAAAGTTGTACAAGTAATTGGACCGGTTGTCGATGTTGAATTTCCCCTAGATGGCGATTTACCTGAAATTAATGATGCTTTGAAAGTCCAAAAAGGCGATAACGATGTTTTAGTAACAGAAGTAGCGCTGGAATTGGGTGACGGAGTTGTCAGAACGATTGCCATGGACGGAACCGATGGTTTGCGTCGTGGGATGGAAGTTGAAAACACGGGAGCTCCAATTGAAGTTCCTGTGGGTAATGACACACTAGGACGAGTATTTAATGTTTTAGGGGAAACCATTGATGGTGGCCCTAAATTTGGTCCTGATGCAGAACGATGGGGGATCCACCGGGAAGCACCAAAATTTGATGAAATTAACCCGTCAACTGAAGTGTTGGAAACGGGAATTAAGGTTATTGACTTATTAGCCCCTTACATTCGGGGTGGTAAGGTTGGATTGTTCGGTGGTGCCGGAGTTGGTAAAACCGTTTTGATCCAAGAATTAATCCATAACATTGCCCAGGGACACAACGGAATTTCCGTCTTTACGGGGGTTGGTGAACGAACCCGTGAAGGAAACGATATGTACTTCGAAATGAAGGGATCGGGAGTTCTGAAGCAAACGGCCATGGTGTATGGACAAATGAACGAGCCGCCTGGTGCCCGGATGCGGGTTGCCTTGACGGGACTAACGATTGCCGAATACTTCCGGGATGAAGAAGGTAAGGATGTGTTGTTATTTATCGATAACATCTTCCGATTTACCCAAGCCGGAACGGAAGTTTCTGCCCTCTTGGGTCGGATTCCTTCTGCCGTAGGGTACCAGCCGACGTTAGCCACGGAAATGGGTCAGCTGCAAGAACGGATTACCTCAACGAAGAAGGGTGCCATCACCTCGATTCAAGCGGTTTATGTTCCTGCCGATGATTACACCGACCCGGCACCCGCAACGACGTTCGCCCACTTGGATGCCACGACGAACTTGGAACGATCTTTGACTCAACAAGGGATTTATCCAGCCGTGGACCCATTGGCATCAACTTCATCCGCTTTGGATCCTGCCATTGTCGGGGACGAACACTTCCAAGTTGCTAGTGAAGTGCAACATGAGTTACAGCGGTATCGTGAATTACAAGATATTATCTCTATCTTAGGGATGGATGAGTTGTCTGACGAAGAAAAGACCATCGTTGGTCGGGCTCGTCGGATTCAATTCTTCCTCTCGCAACCATTCTCAGTGGCCGAAACGTTTACGAACGTTCCTGGTAAGTACGTTTCCGTGAAGGATACGGTTGCCGGATTTAAGGGCATCCTAGATGGTAAGTACGATTACATTCCTGAAGACTTCTTCAGAAATTGTGGTCCCATTGAAGATGTGGTTGCTAAATACGATGCTACCCAAAAGGATACCGACAAGTAA
- the atpE gene encoding F0F1 ATP synthase subunit C, whose translation MGAIGAGIAIAGAAVGAGIGDGILISKMLEGMARQPELSNTLRTNMFIGVALIEVMPILAFVIAMLVINK comes from the coding sequence ATGGGTGCAATTGGAGCTGGAATCGCGATCGCAGGTGCCGCTGTTGGTGCTGGTATCGGTGACGGAATTTTGATTTCTAAGATGCTTGAAGGAATGGCACGTCAGCCAGAATTGAGCAATACCTTACGGACTAACATGTTTATTGGGGTCGCTTTGATCGAAGTTATGCCCATCTTAGCCTTCGTGATTGCAATGTTGGTTATCAACAAGTAA
- a CDS encoding F0F1 ATP synthase subunit gamma yields MAESMNEVKHRIASTKNTRQITEAMQMVQTVKLNQIQGQTATYNEYVAKIKAVVMHLAESHLLDSQAPSKTQDQGKKGPTAYLVITSDRGMVGSYNSNALRGTNRFIADHTPNADDYVILAVGGTGADFYKKNGANVAYEYRGVSDIPTFQEVKGIVKTITQMYNDQLFSELYVCYNHFVNRVRSDFRVEKLLPMDRESIEQSMSGADGAGASIKTEALTAEYEVEPSEQEVLHAILPQYSESLVYGAILDAKTAEHSSSSMAMKAATDNADDLISSLELKYNRARQAAITTEITEITGGQEALNH; encoded by the coding sequence ATGGCTGAATCAATGAATGAAGTCAAGCACCGGATTGCCTCCACCAAAAATACCCGGCAAATTACGGAAGCCATGCAAATGGTGCAAACCGTAAAGTTGAATCAAATTCAAGGGCAAACGGCTACGTATAACGAATACGTTGCTAAAATTAAGGCGGTTGTAATGCACTTGGCTGAATCACACTTGTTAGATAGCCAAGCGCCTTCAAAGACTCAGGACCAAGGTAAAAAGGGTCCAACGGCTTACTTAGTGATTACGTCTGATCGGGGAATGGTTGGCAGTTACAATAGTAACGCGTTACGCGGAACCAATCGGTTCATTGCTGACCATACGCCTAATGCAGATGACTACGTTATCCTAGCAGTAGGTGGTACGGGCGCTGATTTTTATAAAAAGAATGGCGCTAACGTTGCTTATGAGTATCGCGGTGTTTCTGACATTCCGACTTTTCAAGAGGTTAAGGGGATTGTGAAGACAATTACCCAGATGTATAACGACCAATTATTTAGTGAACTCTACGTGTGCTACAACCACTTTGTGAACCGGGTTCGGTCCGACTTTCGGGTAGAAAAACTGCTCCCGATGGATCGGGAATCGATTGAACAAAGTATGAGTGGTGCTGATGGAGCCGGAGCTAGCATCAAAACGGAAGCTCTGACGGCTGAATACGAGGTTGAACCTTCTGAACAAGAAGTGTTACACGCCATTTTGCCACAGTACTCTGAAAGTTTAGTGTATGGGGCAATTTTAGATGCCAAGACTGCCGAACATTCGTCAAGTTCGATGGCGATGAAAGCAGCAACTGACAATGCTGATGATTTAATTTCTTCGTTGGAATTAAAATACAATCGGGCTCGACAGGCGGCGATTACGACCGAAATCACCGAAATTACTGGTGGTCAGGAAGCATTGAATCACTAA
- the atpA gene encoding F0F1 ATP synthase subunit alpha yields the protein MSIKAEEISALIKKQLEGYQDELTVAETGVVTYIGDGVARAYGLDNALSGELVEFQSGTYGMIQNLENNNVGIVVLGDYTGIREGDSVKRTGRIMEVPVGDNMVGRVVNSLGQPIDGNGKIETDTEMPIEHKAPGIMDRQSVDEPLQTGIKAIDALVPIGRGQRELIIGDRKTGKTSIAVDTILNQKDQDMICIYVAIGQKDSTVMQQVETLRKFGAMDYTIVVTAGPSEPAPLLYIAPYSGATMGEYFMNKGKHVLIVYDDLTKQANAYRELSLILRRPPGREAYPGDIFYTHSRLLERAAKLNDKLGGGSMTALPIVETQAGDVSAYIPTNVISITDGQIFLNADMFYAGDRPAIDAGTSVSRVGGDAQIPAMKKVAGTLRIDLASYHELESFAQFGSDLDEATKAKLDRGARTVEVLKQKLHDPLPVEKQVLILYCLTHGYLDKIAVDDVLRFQNEIFNYFDDQHADLLQQIKETGKLPDEQQLTTAISEFTKLFTSTAAAVQDQDAQQA from the coding sequence ATGAGCATTAAGGCTGAAGAAATCAGTGCTCTAATTAAGAAACAATTAGAAGGTTATCAGGACGAGCTCACGGTTGCAGAAACTGGGGTTGTTACCTATATTGGTGACGGTGTGGCTCGGGCCTATGGGCTTGATAATGCCTTATCCGGAGAATTGGTTGAATTCCAAAGTGGAACCTACGGAATGATTCAAAACTTGGAAAACAACAACGTCGGAATCGTGGTCCTCGGTGATTACACTGGGATTCGTGAAGGAGATTCCGTCAAAAGAACCGGACGCATCATGGAAGTCCCCGTTGGTGATAACATGGTGGGTCGTGTTGTGAACTCATTAGGTCAGCCAATTGATGGTAATGGAAAGATCGAAACGGATACCGAAATGCCGATTGAACACAAGGCACCCGGGATCATGGATCGACAATCAGTTGATGAACCATTACAAACTGGAATTAAAGCGATTGATGCGTTGGTGCCAATTGGTCGAGGACAGCGGGAATTAATTATCGGAGACCGGAAAACCGGGAAAACTTCGATTGCCGTTGATACCATCTTGAATCAAAAAGACCAAGACATGATCTGTATCTACGTTGCCATTGGGCAAAAAGATTCCACGGTGATGCAACAAGTAGAAACGCTCCGGAAGTTTGGCGCCATGGACTACACGATTGTCGTGACGGCTGGACCATCTGAACCGGCTCCGTTGCTCTACATTGCTCCATACTCTGGAGCAACGATGGGTGAATATTTCATGAACAAAGGGAAGCACGTCTTAATCGTCTACGATGATTTAACGAAGCAAGCGAACGCTTACCGTGAACTCTCTTTGATTTTGAGACGTCCACCTGGCCGTGAAGCTTATCCTGGTGACATTTTTTACACCCACTCACGGTTGTTGGAACGGGCTGCTAAGTTAAATGACAAGCTCGGTGGGGGATCAATGACAGCCTTGCCAATTGTTGAAACCCAAGCTGGGGACGTTTCGGCCTACATTCCAACCAACGTAATTTCGATTACCGATGGTCAGATTTTCTTGAACGCGGACATGTTCTACGCCGGAGATCGTCCTGCCATCGATGCCGGGACCTCCGTTTCGCGGGTTGGTGGGGATGCCCAAATTCCTGCCATGAAGAAGGTTGCGGGGACGTTGCGGATTGACCTAGCTTCTTACCACGAACTAGAATCATTTGCCCAATTTGGTTCTGATTTGGATGAAGCAACGAAGGCCAAGCTTGATCGGGGAGCTCGGACGGTCGAAGTTTTGAAACAAAAACTTCACGATCCGCTTCCAGTTGAAAAACAGGTCTTAATTTTGTACTGCTTGACGCACGGCTACCTCGACAAAATTGCGGTGGATGATGTGTTACGCTTCCAAAACGAGATCTTTAACTACTTTGACGATCAACACGCAGACTTGTTACAACAAATCAAGGAAACGGGAAAGTTACCAGATGAGCAACAATTAACCACTGCCATTAGTGAATTTACTAAGTTATTTACTTCGACAGCGGCTGCCGTTCAAGATCAAGACGCACAGCAAGCTTAG
- the atpH gene encoding ATP synthase F1 subunit delta, whose translation MSLTKLDVAKRYSKALYAVLEANDQVETGGADLDVIRAVLTDEPELTVALASTTLNHSQKETLLQPLLENVTTPAVQNLVKMLFDYGRISDLAAVIDAFKQLYNQKHGIVTATVTTAVPLSEEQHNQLAQTFAKKVNANQVELQDQINPEIIGGVILRSQDVIYDGSIKTKIDKMKRLLLQ comes from the coding sequence ATGAGTCTAACTAAGCTTGATGTTGCGAAACGTTATTCCAAAGCGCTTTACGCGGTTTTAGAGGCTAATGATCAAGTTGAAACCGGTGGAGCAGATTTGGATGTCATTCGAGCAGTTTTAACTGATGAACCAGAACTTACGGTTGCTTTAGCATCCACCACACTGAATCATTCACAAAAAGAAACGTTGTTGCAGCCATTGTTAGAAAACGTGACAACGCCGGCAGTGCAAAATTTAGTGAAAATGCTGTTTGACTACGGTCGGATTAGTGATTTAGCTGCGGTAATTGATGCATTTAAGCAGTTGTATAATCAAAAACATGGAATTGTAACTGCGACTGTAACCACGGCCGTTCCTCTCTCTGAGGAGCAGCACAACCAGCTAGCCCAGACCTTTGCCAAAAAGGTTAACGCGAACCAGGTTGAGCTACAGGACCAAATCAATCCTGAGATTATTGGTGGAGTAATTTTGCGGTCGCAAGACGTGATCTATGACGGCAGCATTAAAACTAAAATTGATAAAATGAAAAGGTTGTTACTGCAGTAA
- the upp gene encoding uracil phosphoribosyltransferase, translating to MSKFHVMNHPLIQHKLSIIRDKNTGTNEFREVVNEIANLMAFEVTRDMPLKDVEIETPMGKATTKKLAGKKVAVVPILRAGIGMVDGILELLPSARVGHVGMYRDEKTFEPHEYFVKLPSDIEDREVLVVDPMLATGGSAIMAIDALKKRGAKNIKFVCLVAAPEGVKALEEAHPDVEIYAAALDDRLEHGYIVPGLGDAGDRLFGTK from the coding sequence TTGAGTAAATTTCACGTAATGAATCATCCGTTGATTCAACACAAATTAAGTATTATCCGGGATAAAAATACTGGAACCAATGAGTTTCGAGAAGTTGTAAACGAAATTGCCAATTTAATGGCCTTTGAGGTAACGCGCGATATGCCGCTCAAGGACGTTGAAATTGAAACTCCCATGGGAAAGGCCACCACGAAGAAGCTCGCTGGAAAAAAAGTGGCAGTTGTGCCCATCTTGCGGGCTGGAATTGGAATGGTTGATGGGATTTTGGAACTCCTGCCGAGTGCCCGAGTGGGACACGTGGGGATGTATCGGGACGAAAAAACCTTTGAACCGCACGAATACTTTGTGAAATTACCGTCTGACATTGAAGATCGGGAAGTTTTAGTCGTGGATCCGATGCTGGCCACCGGTGGTTCGGCCATCATGGCAATTGACGCCTTGAAAAAACGGGGCGCTAAAAACATTAAGTTTGTGTGCTTAGTGGCTGCTCCAGAAGGAGTAAAAGCCCTAGAAGAGGCCCATCCAGACGTTGAGATTTACGCAGCAGCGTTAGATGACCGCCTTGAGCATGGTTACATTGTTCCCGGTCTTGGTGATGCTGGAGATCGGTTATTTGGAACTAAATAA
- a CDS encoding F0F1 ATP synthase subunit epsilon, whose amino-acid sequence MAEAKNVLTVSIVTPDGPVYTNENCSLAVVQTQSGDLGIMANHIPVIAALQIAPAEFKNQDGQSDTIAVNGGFVEFSNNELTIVADSAERKDQIDVDRANSAKERAQREIEEANSKHDADTMKRAEVELRRALNRINVANQR is encoded by the coding sequence TTGGCTGAAGCAAAGAATGTTTTAACCGTTAGTATCGTGACTCCGGACGGGCCGGTTTATACTAATGAAAATTGTTCATTAGCAGTCGTGCAAACGCAAAGTGGTGATTTGGGGATCATGGCTAACCATATTCCCGTAATTGCTGCCTTGCAGATTGCGCCAGCTGAGTTTAAAAATCAGGACGGTCAATCTGATACAATCGCTGTTAACGGTGGTTTTGTTGAATTTTCGAACAATGAGTTAACGATTGTGGCCGACAGTGCGGAACGCAAAGATCAAATCGATGTGGACCGGGCTAATAGTGCCAAGGAACGGGCTCAACGAGAAATTGAAGAAGCCAATAGTAAACACGATGCTGATACAATGAAACGAGCTGAAGTTGAACTTCGCCGGGCATTGAATCGGATTAATGTTGCTAATCAGCGTTAA
- a CDS encoding DUF1146 family protein, which produces MNGFGLQALISVISQLFFVILSFWAIQGIHFERFLPIKEQQGKVLLVLMAIVIGSLSSNFFLSFIDNLKNLQFLF; this is translated from the coding sequence ATGAATGGATTTGGATTACAGGCTTTGATAAGTGTCATTAGTCAGTTGTTTTTTGTGATTTTATCGTTTTGGGCCATTCAAGGAATTCATTTTGAACGGTTTTTACCCATTAAAGAACAGCAAGGCAAAGTTCTATTGGTTTTAATGGCCATCGTGATTGGTTCTTTAAGTAGTAATTTCTTTCTTTCCTTTATTGATAACCTCAAAAATTTACAATTCTTATTTTAA